One genomic segment of Amycolatopsis sp. WQ 127309 includes these proteins:
- a CDS encoding DUF1345 domain-containing protein produces MRWLRRVWYRCAEFLLVLLGLGWLIAPNTGLDVVFLLAWDVFALMAIVSRWVRIRRYRLVGDEVEPSWLHSLLGRRWNFAATLVVSVVGMTAGGLILVANAIADEDDEMASVLQISAVPAVLAAWILLHFGYADRYAHLHYQAAPEPGLRFPATERPNLLDFAYFAFTVGTSFATSDVEVRARPIRYTVLTHSVVSFVYNTAILGIAVGVITGK; encoded by the coding sequence ATGCGGTGGCTGCGGAGGGTCTGGTACCGGTGCGCGGAGTTCCTGCTGGTGTTGCTCGGGCTGGGGTGGTTGATCGCGCCGAACACGGGGCTGGACGTGGTGTTCCTGCTGGCGTGGGACGTGTTCGCGCTGATGGCGATCGTGTCGCGGTGGGTGCGGATCCGGCGGTACCGGCTGGTGGGTGACGAGGTGGAGCCGTCGTGGTTGCACAGTCTCCTGGGGCGTCGGTGGAACTTCGCGGCGACGCTGGTGGTGAGTGTGGTCGGGATGACGGCGGGTGGGTTGATCCTGGTGGCGAACGCGATCGCCGACGAGGACGACGAGATGGCGTCGGTGCTGCAGATCAGTGCGGTGCCGGCGGTGCTGGCGGCGTGGATCCTGCTGCACTTCGGGTACGCGGACCGTTATGCGCACCTGCACTACCAGGCGGCGCCGGAGCCGGGGTTGCGGTTCCCGGCGACGGAGCGGCCCAACTTGCTGGACTTCGCGTATTTCGCGTTCACGGTGGGGACGTCGTTCGCGACGTCCGATGTGGAGGTGCGGGCGCGGCCGATCCGGTACACGGTGCTGACGCACAGCGTGGTGTCGTTCGTCTACAACACGGCGATCCTGGGGATCGCGGTGGGTGTGATCACCGGGAAGTAG